From the Nitrobacter hamburgensis X14 genome, one window contains:
- a CDS encoding IS5-like element ISNha7 family transposase, translated as MRGSDERSGSLFSYVDLEARIRSDHPLRTIRQIANAALNDLSRDFDKLYTAFGRPSIAPEKLLRAMLLQAFYGIRSERQLMERLEFDLLLRWFVGLGVDDPVWDHSTFSKNRDRLLEGEIAAKFLNALMGQHQVKRLLSSEHFSVDGTLIEAWASIKSFRRKDGGDQDSDGPGRNAERSFHNEKRCNETHQSTTDPEARLYKKGGGQPAKLCYIGHALMENRNGLAVLGGVSRATGTAERDQALALIDCHRGQSERRITLGADKAYDVTAFVEDLRRRSVTPHIAIDGHLSKTGKPRKTAIDQRTLRHAGYAVSQRCRKRIEEVFGWIKASAGLAKIKLRGRDRVNATFTLALAAYNLIRLPKLLAAAA; from the coding sequence ATGCGGGGAAGCGACGAACGGTCAGGCTCGCTGTTCAGCTATGTGGACTTGGAGGCTCGGATTCGCTCCGACCATCCGCTGCGAACGATCCGACAGATCGCGAACGCGGCGTTGAATGATCTGTCGAGGGACTTTGACAAGCTCTACACGGCGTTCGGCCGTCCCTCGATCGCACCGGAGAAGCTGCTTCGGGCAATGCTGCTGCAGGCATTCTACGGGATCCGCTCGGAACGGCAGTTGATGGAGCGGCTGGAGTTCGACCTGCTGTTGCGCTGGTTCGTGGGCTTGGGCGTGGACGACCCGGTGTGGGACCACTCGACCTTCTCGAAGAACCGCGACCGATTGCTTGAAGGTGAGATCGCCGCGAAGTTCTTGAACGCGCTGATGGGGCAGCACCAGGTCAAGCGGCTGTTATCAAGCGAGCATTTTTCGGTCGACGGCACGCTGATCGAGGCGTGGGCATCGATCAAGAGCTTCCGGCGCAAGGACGGCGGTGACCAGGACAGTGATGGACCGGGACGCAACGCCGAGCGCAGTTTCCACAACGAGAAGCGCTGCAACGAGACGCATCAGAGCACGACCGATCCCGAGGCACGGCTCTATAAGAAGGGCGGCGGCCAGCCGGCGAAGCTTTGCTACATCGGCCATGCCCTGATGGAGAACCGCAACGGACTGGCGGTGCTGGGTGGCGTGAGCCGGGCGACCGGAACGGCGGAGCGGGATCAGGCGTTGGCGCTGATCGACTGCCACCGCGGCCAAAGCGAGCGGCGGATCACGCTGGGCGCCGACAAGGCCTATGACGTCACCGCATTCGTCGAGGACTTAAGACGGCGTTCGGTCACGCCGCACATCGCCATCGACGGGCATTTGAGCAAGACCGGAAAGCCGCGCAAGACCGCGATCGACCAGAGGACTCTCCGTCATGCCGGATATGCCGTCAGCCAACGCTGTCGCAAGCGCATCGAGGAGGTGTTCGGCTGGATCAAGGCCTCCGCCGGACTTGCCAAGATCAAGCTGCGAGGCCGCGACCGCGTCAACGCCACCTTCACCCTGGCGCTGGCGGCCTACAACCTGATCCGCTTGCCCAAACTCCTGGCAGCCGCCGCGTGA
- a CDS encoding tellurite resistance/C4-dicarboxylate transporter family protein has product MQPFDKSKRRFRLRMRGARRLSPAYFALVMATGIVSIASEKAGFHFIAIALLWLNATQFVVLWVLTSWRLVRYRRALIADLTDHRSAPGFLSAVAATGVMANQLVLAGAVDVAMGLWVFGIFLWITLTYTIFANLTIMESKPTIDQGITGAWLLAVVSTQAISLLSALLARHISQPLRLDVNFLALSMLLWGGMMYISIISLIFYRYMFFKFSPADFVPSYWINMGAMAISTLAGSILIENAADAWFLEELLPFLKGFTIFFWAAGTWWIPLLIVLVFWRHFYRRFPLRYDPAYWSAVFPLGMYTVCTYEMAGAMRLEFLRPIADVFVYVALLAWAAAFVGLVKKLVGNLIPALNPR; this is encoded by the coding sequence GTGCAGCCGTTCGACAAATCGAAACGTCGCTTTCGGCTTCGCATGCGCGGTGCCCGCCGCCTTTCACCGGCTTATTTCGCGTTGGTCATGGCCACCGGGATCGTCTCCATCGCCTCAGAGAAAGCTGGATTCCACTTTATCGCCATTGCCCTCCTGTGGCTGAATGCGACCCAATTTGTGGTGCTCTGGGTCCTCACGTCGTGGCGACTCGTGCGCTACCGTCGGGCACTGATTGCCGATTTGACAGACCATCGATCGGCGCCAGGGTTCCTCTCCGCAGTGGCCGCTACCGGCGTAATGGCAAACCAGCTGGTACTCGCTGGCGCTGTGGACGTCGCCATGGGACTCTGGGTTTTCGGCATTTTCCTCTGGATCACCCTGACTTATACGATTTTCGCTAACCTGACGATCATGGAGTCCAAGCCCACGATCGATCAGGGGATCACCGGAGCTTGGTTGCTCGCGGTTGTCTCGACGCAAGCAATCTCGCTCCTCAGCGCGCTTCTCGCGCGCCATATCAGTCAGCCCCTCCGTCTGGATGTCAATTTCCTCGCCCTGTCGATGTTGCTATGGGGCGGCATGATGTACATCTCGATTATTTCGCTGATTTTCTATCGCTACATGTTTTTTAAATTTTCGCCGGCCGATTTCGTGCCCTCATACTGGATCAATATGGGGGCGATGGCCATTTCGACGCTCGCCGGCTCGATCCTGATTGAGAATGCCGCGGATGCGTGGTTCCTCGAAGAGCTGCTTCCTTTTCTCAAGGGGTTCACGATCTTCTTTTGGGCTGCGGGAACCTGGTGGATCCCCCTGCTTATCGTTTTGGTCTTTTGGCGGCATTTCTATCGGAGATTCCCGCTCAGATACGACCCGGCGTATTGGAGCGCTGTCTTTCCGTTGGGTATGTATACTGTCTGCACCTACGAAATGGCCGGCGCCATGAGACTGGAATTCCTGCGCCCGATCGCAGACGTGTTCGTTTACGTGGCGCTATTGGCGTGGGCGGCCGCCTTTGTCGGCCTTGTCAAGAAGCTCGTCGGTAATCTGATCCCCGCACTCAATCCCCGCTAA
- a CDS encoding MFS transporter, translating into MEHPVVGVNATDEPQGNSRVLFISTMAFSLGFAIWGMFSALAPFLIEWYHFTSTQVLVLAAMEPLFAAAISIPLGIWTDKYGGRTVFTILLVCLSVVLICGTFAEGYYSFLFLGSMLGLGGATFVVGNAHVSCWYPKSRQGMALGLFALGNIGITVGMVAVTFIITSVVDPNDPEGWRIIFPIFAIPTLLMAAIYMFFTSDPPNRKLKNTSMREIFAVYRSGVIVWLVPGLYWVAFGTLVFFASMMPTYLVDYWHVDATSAVAFYTPVLVVCVAITRPLGGWLADRYDVLSILSWMFGVMSVLAVLMALQISLSAELFAFYGLALLSGAAAAAVIKLIPIYFEHVGAVSGLAKAAGAACGFTMTAVLAASNFLLGGYTLGFVVWALMNMAAFYVSFSRVGFRDAKPLHGAIAVAPAH; encoded by the coding sequence GTGGAACATCCAGTTGTCGGGGTTAATGCGACTGACGAGCCGCAGGGCAACAGCAGGGTTTTGTTTATATCGACCATGGCGTTTTCGCTCGGTTTTGCGATTTGGGGGATGTTTTCCGCGCTCGCCCCGTTTCTGATCGAGTGGTATCATTTCACGAGCACTCAGGTGCTGGTATTGGCAGCGATGGAACCGCTTTTCGCGGCAGCCATCAGCATCCCGCTTGGGATCTGGACTGACAAATATGGCGGCCGAACAGTTTTTACGATTTTGCTGGTTTGCCTTTCCGTAGTTCTGATTTGCGGAACCTTTGCGGAGGGCTATTACTCATTCCTGTTTCTGGGTTCGATGCTCGGACTTGGAGGCGCGACGTTCGTGGTCGGTAACGCTCACGTCTCGTGCTGGTATCCCAAATCGAGGCAGGGGATGGCTTTGGGCCTCTTCGCTCTGGGCAATATCGGAATTACCGTCGGGATGGTGGCAGTTACATTCATTATTACCAGCGTCGTGGACCCGAACGATCCGGAGGGTTGGCGTATCATATTCCCGATCTTCGCCATTCCTACGCTGTTAATGGCGGCGATCTACATGTTTTTTACGTCCGATCCTCCGAATCGAAAGCTCAAAAATACGTCGATGCGTGAGATCTTCGCCGTATACCGCTCGGGCGTGATCGTCTGGCTGGTGCCTGGTCTTTACTGGGTGGCTTTCGGCACCCTGGTTTTCTTCGCGTCGATGATGCCGACTTATCTGGTCGACTATTGGCATGTGGACGCAACCAGCGCGGTCGCGTTTTATACCCCAGTGCTCGTGGTCTGTGTTGCCATTACCAGGCCGCTTGGTGGCTGGCTCGCTGATCGATACGATGTTCTGTCAATTCTGAGCTGGATGTTCGGTGTTATGTCCGTTCTGGCCGTGCTGATGGCTTTGCAGATATCATTGAGTGCCGAGTTGTTCGCATTCTATGGGCTTGCGCTGTTGTCCGGCGCCGCCGCGGCGGCGGTCATCAAGCTCATCCCGATCTACTTTGAGCACGTCGGCGCGGTCAGCGGCTTGGCGAAAGCCGCCGGCGCGGCCTGCGGCTTCACGATGACTGCGGTCCTGGCCGCCAGCAACTTCCTTCTGGGCGGCTACACCCTGGGGTTCGTCGTCTGGGCGCTGATGAACATGGCCGCGTTCTACGTCTCGTTCTCGCGAGTCGGCTTCAGGGATGCAAAACCGCTCCATGGAGCGATTGCAGTCGCTCCCGCACATTGA
- the narI gene encoding respiratory nitrate reductase subunit gamma, translating to MYDVFLFSVVPYLAIGVAVVGGVYRYRNNRFSYSTLSSQLLENRRLFWGSVPWHYGIVVVLFAHLIGFLVPGMWASLTATPTALYTIELIGFTFGLAALIGLCVLIVRRFTTERILAVTSPMDGVLLLALLVQVALGFWVSLAYRWGADWYIDTAVPWLISLVSLNPQTHYVSALPLAVKAHMLTGFVVIALFPFSRLVHLIMFPFWYLWRPYQLQIRNTVKSAH from the coding sequence ATGTATGACGTGTTCCTATTTTCGGTCGTGCCATACTTGGCGATCGGGGTTGCGGTAGTTGGAGGTGTCTACCGTTACCGCAATAATCGCTTCTCCTATTCCACGCTGTCCTCGCAGCTCCTTGAGAATCGTCGGTTGTTTTGGGGCTCAGTGCCGTGGCATTACGGCATTGTTGTGGTTCTGTTTGCGCATCTAATAGGGTTCCTTGTGCCTGGCATGTGGGCGAGCCTTACGGCTACACCGACAGCCCTGTACACCATCGAGTTGATCGGCTTTACGTTCGGTCTGGCTGCGCTGATCGGGTTGTGCGTACTGATTGTACGCCGTTTCACGACGGAGCGGATTCTCGCCGTCACGAGTCCAATGGATGGCGTGTTGCTACTTGCACTGCTCGTGCAGGTAGCGCTCGGGTTCTGGGTTTCTCTGGCTTACCGCTGGGGTGCTGATTGGTACATCGATACGGCGGTGCCGTGGCTTATCTCCCTTGTCTCTCTGAACCCTCAGACCCACTATGTTTCGGCGTTGCCGCTCGCGGTCAAGGCGCACATGTTGACCGGGTTCGTGGTGATCGCACTGTTCCCATTCTCCCGACTAGTGCATCTGATTATGTTCCCGTTCTGGTACTTGTGGCGGCCGTATCAACTTCAGATCCGAAACACCGTAAAGTCTGCTCACTAA
- the narJ gene encoding nitrate reductase molybdenum cofactor assembly chaperone: MSRFSHRAEVLYSNRSKVLGLFADILDYPVPGLERKADECAALVGAVQPQAAALLKSFRNFTEETSVGKLQEVYSGFFDLNSICHPYVGYQLFGENYKRSIFLVELKKSYRASGFESDASEIPDRLSIVLRFAAQSDGEEIDALLNKGLLPALERMTTKPETESHQHGAADIDGDTGIERAKLDDRELRKQQKDQQREARKALEGQSQGDDRQQLKGQNQGDVLEAGFLLAMSEDYDLQEAEKRTHPYHQVLDALRLLLHEGMTKKRADRTAEQERVLSWTRERFNLDEDETIMVSELPCSDPGCPPVETHVVFWTQAGRQHFKVFKPLAEVAADDLLDWRA, from the coding sequence ATGAGTCGCTTTTCGCACCGCGCAGAGGTTCTGTATTCGAATCGCTCCAAGGTTTTGGGGTTGTTCGCGGACATCCTCGATTATCCCGTCCCGGGATTGGAACGTAAGGCGGACGAATGTGCGGCGTTGGTCGGTGCGGTGCAACCGCAGGCAGCCGCCTTGCTCAAGAGCTTTCGGAACTTTACTGAAGAGACTTCGGTCGGGAAGTTGCAGGAGGTTTACAGCGGTTTTTTTGATCTGAACTCGATATGCCATCCGTATGTTGGCTATCAGCTGTTCGGTGAAAACTACAAACGCAGCATTTTTCTAGTTGAGCTTAAGAAGAGCTATCGCGCGAGTGGGTTTGAATCCGATGCCAGCGAAATTCCTGATCGGCTGTCGATCGTGCTGCGATTTGCTGCGCAGAGCGACGGCGAGGAGATCGATGCGCTGTTGAATAAGGGGTTGCTGCCAGCGCTTGAGCGCATGACGACGAAGCCAGAAACCGAGAGTCACCAGCATGGGGCGGCTGATATCGATGGCGATACCGGTATAGAGCGGGCTAAGCTGGATGACCGGGAATTGCGCAAGCAGCAAAAAGACCAGCAGCGCGAGGCACGAAAGGCGCTTGAGGGGCAGAGTCAGGGCGACGATCGTCAACAGCTCAAGGGGCAAAACCAGGGCGACGTTCTTGAAGCCGGGTTTCTGTTAGCGATGAGCGAAGATTATGATCTCCAGGAAGCGGAAAAACGCACGCACCCTTACCATCAGGTGCTTGATGCACTTCGCCTGTTGTTACATGAAGGCATGACGAAGAAGCGTGCTGACCGTACGGCGGAGCAGGAGCGTGTTCTTAGCTGGACGCGTGAGCGTTTCAACCTCGACGAGGACGAAACCATTATGGTGTCGGAACTTCCATGTTCTGATCCTGGTTGTCCGCCGGTTGAAACGCATGTCGTGTTCTGGACGCAGGCCGGGCGGCAACACTTCAAGGTTTTCAAGCCACTCGCGGAGGTCGCCGCAGACGACCTGCTGGATTGGCGGGCGTGA
- the narH gene encoding nitrate reductase subunit beta — MDIRAQVSMVFHLDKCIGCHTCSIACKNIWTDRKGTEYMYWNNVETKPGTGYPTRWEDQTKYRGGWVVDGTRQKSLRLRLQGKWGTLSNIFYNPYLPTLDDYFEPWTYDYQNLINAPLADEQPTARAISMVTGKYMDTIEAGPNWDDDLGGSQVYANNDPNFDGASDEEMRQINEINSTVFFYLPRICNHCLNPGCVAACPQGAIYKRGEDGVVLVSQERCRAWRMCVSGCPYKKTYFNWSTGKAEKCILCYPRLESGQPPACFHSCVGRIRYIGLVLYDADAIEETAKAPQDQLVMAQRNIIKDPFDPDIIAAARANGIPDSKIEAAQKSPVYQFVKKWGIALPLHPEFRTLPMLFYVPPLGPVLAKVENGVYDNIASESRLGPLMSSLERSRIPLRYMASLLSGGNEDIIRDVYKKLVAVRVYMRSKKVKDIPEEEVQRALAEGKTTAAEVEAIWRLTSLPTFEERFVVPPMERETAVDSLFPQLDPVSRNYPVRKGEVGVGFHTDPARGP; from the coding sequence ATGGACATCCGAGCTCAAGTTTCGATGGTCTTTCACCTGGATAAGTGCATCGGTTGCCACACCTGCAGCATCGCGTGCAAGAACATCTGGACCGATCGCAAGGGCACCGAGTACATGTACTGGAACAACGTGGAGACCAAGCCGGGTACGGGATACCCGACACGTTGGGAAGACCAGACCAAGTATCGCGGCGGCTGGGTGGTCGACGGGACGAGGCAGAAGAGCCTGCGGCTGCGGCTGCAGGGCAAATGGGGAACGCTGAGCAATATCTTCTACAACCCCTATCTGCCGACGCTCGACGACTATTTCGAGCCATGGACCTACGACTATCAGAACCTGATCAACGCGCCCCTGGCCGACGAGCAACCGACCGCGCGCGCCATCTCGATGGTGACGGGCAAGTACATGGACACGATCGAGGCGGGCCCGAACTGGGACGACGATCTTGGCGGCTCGCAGGTCTACGCCAACAACGATCCGAACTTCGATGGCGCCTCCGACGAGGAAATGCGCCAGATCAACGAGATCAACAGCACGGTCTTTTTCTACCTGCCGCGCATCTGCAACCATTGTCTCAATCCGGGCTGCGTGGCGGCGTGCCCGCAGGGAGCGATCTACAAGCGCGGCGAGGACGGCGTGGTGCTGGTCAGCCAGGAGCGCTGCCGTGCCTGGCGCATGTGCGTCTCCGGCTGCCCGTACAAGAAGACCTACTTCAACTGGTCGACCGGCAAGGCCGAAAAGTGCATCCTGTGCTATCCGCGCCTCGAGAGCGGCCAGCCTCCGGCCTGCTTCCACTCGTGCGTGGGACGCATCCGGTATATCGGCCTCGTGCTCTACGATGCCGATGCGATCGAGGAAACCGCCAAGGCCCCGCAAGACCAGTTGGTGATGGCGCAGCGCAACATCATCAAGGATCCGTTTGATCCTGATATCATCGCGGCTGCCAGGGCCAACGGTATCCCCGATTCGAAGATCGAGGCGGCGCAGAAGTCGCCGGTCTACCAGTTCGTCAAGAAGTGGGGCATTGCGCTGCCGCTGCATCCGGAGTTCCGCACGCTGCCGATGCTGTTCTACGTACCGCCGCTGGGGCCGGTGCTCGCCAAGGTGGAAAACGGCGTGTACGACAACATTGCCTCGGAATCGCGACTGGGTCCGTTGATGAGTTCACTCGAAAGGTCGCGTATACCGCTTCGCTATATGGCGAGCCTGTTGTCGGGCGGTAATGAGGACATCATCCGCGACGTCTACAAGAAGCTAGTCGCGGTGCGCGTCTATATGCGCTCGAAGAAGGTCAAGGACATTCCGGAGGAAGAGGTGCAAAGGGCGCTCGCCGAAGGCAAGACCACTGCGGCCGAGGTCGAGGCGATCTGGCGGCTCACCTCGTTGCCGACCTTCGAGGAACGCTTTGTGGTTCCGCCGATGGAGCGTGAGACAGCAGTCGATTCGCTGTTCCCGCAGCTCGATCCGGTGTCACGCAACTACCCGGTTCGGAAGGGTGAGGTCGGCGTCGGCTTCCACACCGACCCGGCGAGAGGACCATAG
- a CDS encoding FKBP-type peptidyl-prolyl cis-trans isomerase has translation MVGDLATHDHDHEHDHEPAPAHFGAPERVSVGKYVTINYTLRTNGTIRHIRSAVWGDEPLEYQQGSGRLLPALERALEGKVAGERFEVILPPEEAYGERDKALQQRVPAETFGGVDQIEPGMCFLAHSDDERRVENVLVTEVDEDNGYVVVDTNHPLAGMTLEFEGSVVAVRDTPTPAGHVDPTMASMGDGLALAAAQATIDSRRKRTIDESPKPSTPGTVNDTGNA, from the coding sequence ATGGTAGGTGATCTCGCGACGCATGATCATGATCACGAACATGATCATGAACCGGCTCCGGCGCATTTCGGTGCGCCTGAGCGGGTTAGCGTCGGGAAATACGTGACCATTAACTACACGCTGCGTACCAACGGTACGATCCGTCACATTCGATCTGCTGTGTGGGGCGACGAACCGTTGGAATATCAGCAGGGCAGTGGGCGACTCCTGCCTGCCCTCGAGCGAGCGCTCGAGGGCAAGGTTGCGGGCGAGCGCTTCGAGGTGATTTTGCCTCCCGAAGAGGCTTACGGAGAACGAGACAAGGCGTTGCAGCAGCGAGTGCCGGCTGAAACGTTTGGTGGTGTTGATCAAATAGAGCCGGGTATGTGTTTTCTCGCGCATAGCGACGACGAGCGTCGGGTTGAGAACGTGTTGGTCACCGAGGTTGATGAGGATAACGGGTATGTGGTGGTTGATACCAATCACCCGCTCGCCGGCATGACGCTTGAGTTTGAGGGTAGCGTTGTGGCAGTGCGGGACACTCCAACCCCGGCGGGACATGTCGATCCGACGATGGCGAGTATGGGCGATGGGCTGGCGCTTGCTGCGGCGCAAGCGACAATTGACTCGCGGCGCAAGCGGACGATTGATGAGTCACCGAAACCATCGACGCCCGGCACTGTCAATGACACTGGCAACGCATAA